One stretch of Caldinitratiruptor microaerophilus DNA includes these proteins:
- a CDS encoding Bug family tripartite tricarboxylate transporter substrate binding protein: protein MRGKRFVALLAAGVVAMVLAGCGGGGGTKPQAGGSQAQTQPSGQTQPQAQAKASYPDKPIEFVVPYAAGGGSDVLARNIVQSLQDTKALSQPVVVVNKPGSSGQVGGAYVAQKKGDAYTIMTFISGQVSAPLTVQGGIKASTFTPLANLAMDEFLLVVTKDSPFKTVQDFINKARSGEKAVSIGGTATGAEDHMLTGIVEKAAGVKLNYIPFESGGEVMTNLLGKQVDVAWANPNEAMSQIEAGLVRPIAVAAPERMPMFPDVPTFKESGLDVVFRQFRGVVGPPDMPADAVKFWADTLKKVTEDPGWQERYAKKNGLTIRYLGPEDFKKLIAEEEPRYAQILKDIGVIK, encoded by the coding sequence ATGCGAGGGAAGAGGTTCGTGGCCCTGTTGGCTGCCGGCGTGGTGGCGATGGTTCTCGCCGGGTGTGGGGGAGGAGGTGGAACCAAGCCGCAGGCCGGGGGGAGCCAGGCCCAGACGCAGCCGTCGGGCCAGACCCAGCCGCAGGCCCAGGCGAAGGCGTCGTACCCGGACAAGCCGATCGAGTTCGTCGTACCCTACGCCGCGGGCGGCGGCAGCGACGTGCTGGCACGCAACATCGTCCAGTCCCTGCAGGACACCAAGGCCCTGTCCCAGCCGGTGGTCGTCGTCAACAAGCCCGGGTCCAGCGGCCAGGTGGGCGGCGCTTACGTGGCCCAGAAGAAGGGCGACGCGTACACGATCATGACGTTCATCAGCGGCCAGGTGTCCGCGCCCCTGACGGTGCAGGGCGGCATCAAGGCGAGCACGTTCACCCCCCTGGCGAACCTGGCGATGGACGAGTTCCTCCTGGTGGTCACCAAGGACTCGCCGTTCAAGACGGTTCAGGACTTCATCAACAAGGCCAGGAGCGGTGAGAAGGCCGTCAGCATCGGCGGGACCGCCACCGGCGCCGAGGACCACATGCTCACCGGCATCGTGGAGAAGGCCGCCGGCGTCAAGCTCAACTACATCCCGTTCGAGAGCGGCGGCGAGGTCATGACGAACCTGCTCGGCAAGCAGGTCGACGTGGCCTGGGCCAACCCGAACGAGGCGATGTCGCAGATCGAGGCCGGCCTGGTCCGCCCGATCGCGGTGGCGGCCCCGGAGCGCATGCCGATGTTCCCGGACGTCCCCACCTTCAAGGAGTCGGGCCTCGACGTGGTGTTCCGCCAGTTCCGCGGGGTGGTCGGCCCGCCCGACATGCCGGCGGACGCCGTGAAGTTCTGGGCCGACACGCTCAAGAAGGTCACCGAGGATCCGGGCTGGCAGGAGCGTTACGCCAAGAAGAACGGCCTGACGATCCGCTACCTGGGGCCAGAAGACTTCAAGAAGCTCATCGCCGAAGAGGAGCCCCGGTACGCGCAGATCCTCAAGGACATCGGCGTGATCAAGTAG
- a CDS encoding enoyl-CoA hydratase/isomerase family protein, with protein MSEPELLFERDGPLAIVTFNRPHARNAMTWAMYDGLVAACETVDADPEIRVLILRGAGGKAFVAGTDISQFTSFRTAEDGIEYERRMDRVVSRLESVTKPTIAAIEGYAVGGGAGIALACDLRYCTPESKIGIPIARTLGNCLSMANYARLVDLLGPGRAKEMIFRARLVEAEEARQAGLVNEVVPAERLYEYVRAVALEIAEHAPITIRVTKEAIRRLQAHRRFEGGEDLIAMAYTSEDFREGVTAFLEKRKPVFRGR; from the coding sequence GTGAGTGAGCCGGAGCTCCTGTTCGAGCGCGACGGTCCCCTGGCGATCGTGACGTTCAACCGCCCCCACGCCCGCAACGCCATGACGTGGGCGATGTACGACGGGCTGGTGGCGGCGTGCGAGACGGTCGACGCCGACCCCGAGATCCGGGTGCTGATCCTGCGGGGAGCCGGCGGGAAGGCGTTCGTCGCCGGTACGGACATCAGCCAGTTCACGTCGTTCCGCACGGCGGAGGACGGGATCGAGTACGAGCGGCGGATGGACCGCGTCGTCTCGCGGCTGGAGTCTGTCACCAAGCCCACCATCGCCGCCATCGAGGGGTACGCGGTGGGCGGCGGCGCCGGCATCGCCCTGGCCTGCGACCTGCGGTACTGCACGCCGGAGAGCAAGATCGGGATCCCGATCGCCCGCACGCTGGGCAACTGCCTCTCCATGGCGAACTACGCCCGGCTGGTCGACCTCCTGGGGCCGGGTCGTGCCAAGGAGATGATCTTCCGGGCCCGGCTCGTCGAGGCGGAGGAAGCCCGGCAGGCCGGACTGGTGAACGAGGTCGTGCCGGCGGAGCGGCTGTACGAGTACGTGCGCGCCGTGGCCCTGGAGATCGCCGAGCACGCGCCCATCACGATCCGGGTGACGAAGGAGGCCATCCGCCGGCTGCAGGCGCACCGCCGGTTCGAGGGCGGAGAAGACCTGATCGCCATGGCCTACACGAGTGAGGACTTCCGGGAAGGCGTGACCGCTTTTCTCGAGAAGCGTAAGCCCGTCTTCCGCGGGCGGTAG